From the genome of Candidatus Binataceae bacterium, one region includes:
- the nth gene encoding endonuclease III encodes MAAKETAAQKKQRALRLAARLEQSYPQARISLDFHDAWQCLVATILSAQCTDERVNRVTPELFARLPDPRATAAAPAELIERMIASTGFFRQKTKALQGVARALLERFDGQVPDTMEELVSLPGVGRKTANVILGHIFGKPGLVVDTHVRRLSYRLGLSVQRDPGKIEQDLQALLPPAQWTAFSMRLILHGRRICVAQRPRCELCPLEPDCPRVGVPVKTRPGGKRQVG; translated from the coding sequence ATGGCCGCTAAGGAAACCGCCGCGCAAAAGAAGCAGCGCGCCCTACGACTTGCCGCAAGGCTGGAACAGTCGTATCCGCAGGCGCGTATCAGCTTGGATTTCCACGATGCTTGGCAATGCCTGGTCGCGACCATCTTATCGGCCCAATGTACCGACGAACGAGTCAACCGAGTGACGCCTGAATTGTTCGCGCGGCTGCCCGATCCGCGGGCGACCGCGGCCGCACCGGCGGAGCTTATCGAGCGAATGATCGCATCCACCGGATTCTTTCGTCAGAAAACCAAGGCGCTACAGGGGGTTGCGCGCGCGCTGCTGGAGCGCTTCGACGGCCAGGTGCCTGACACTATGGAAGAGCTGGTCAGTCTGCCTGGAGTGGGACGAAAGACCGCAAACGTGATCTTAGGCCACATTTTCGGCAAGCCCGGGCTGGTCGTGGATACTCATGTACGACGCTTGTCGTATCGCTTGGGATTGAGTGTGCAGCGCGATCCCGGCAAGATCGAGCAGGATCTGCAGGCATTGCTGCCACCCGCGCAATGGACCGCCTTTTCGATGCGTCTGATTCTCCATGGCCGGCGAATTTGCGTGGCGCAGCGCCCGCGTTGTGAGCTCTGCCCGCTGGAGCCCGACTGCCCGCGTGTGGGGGTGCCCGTCAAAACCCGACCAGGCGGAAAACGGCAGGTCGGTTGA
- a CDS encoding DUF177 domain-containing protein, with amino-acid sequence MKLRIEEITSEEQELEFRADEHEVNRLLERGPVREYHLRQPFTIHLTYYRAGMELFFAGTLSAEMTALCARCTEQFQAPSQRQFRFVLAPRVLGEGGRRDLGSEDLEFSTYAGDEIDLLPLVSEQLLLALPMRPLCAEDCRGLCARCGANLNWTSCACDQAPADPRFAVFRSLKVTRS; translated from the coding sequence GTGAAACTGCGCATTGAAGAAATTACCTCCGAGGAACAGGAGCTTGAGTTCCGCGCCGACGAGCATGAAGTCAACCGGCTTTTGGAACGTGGCCCGGTGCGCGAATACCACTTGCGCCAGCCCTTCACGATTCATCTCACCTATTATCGGGCCGGTATGGAGCTGTTTTTTGCCGGCACCTTGAGCGCCGAGATGACCGCGCTTTGCGCTCGTTGCACCGAGCAGTTCCAAGCCCCCAGCCAGCGCCAATTTCGCTTTGTCCTGGCACCACGCGTGTTGGGCGAGGGGGGCCGACGCGACCTGGGGAGCGAGGATCTTGAATTCTCTACTTATGCGGGCGATGAGATCGACTTATTGCCGCTGGTCAGCGAACAACTGCTATTGGCCTTGCCCATGCGTCCGTTGTGCGCCGAGGATTGCCGCGGCCTGTGTGCGCGATGCGGAGCTAATCTGAACTGGACATCGTGCGCGTGCGACCAGGCACCAGCCGATCCGCGGTTTGCCGTGTTTCGCTCGCTTAAAGTAACTCGCTCCTGA
- the rpmF gene encoding 50S ribosomal protein L32, with amino-acid sequence MPVPKRRTSKSKRDKRRAHDSLTAVSVISCPQCGESTLPHRICRHCGTYRGRQMAEAEQG; translated from the coding sequence ATGCCCGTACCCAAACGCCGAACCTCCAAGTCCAAGCGCGATAAGCGTCGCGCCCATGACTCCTTGACCGCGGTCAGTGTGATCAGTTGCCCGCAATGCGGCGAGAGCACGCTGCCCCATCGCATCTGCCGCCATTGCGGGACCTATCGTGGCCGTCAGATGGCCGAGGCCGAACAAGGCTGA
- the plsX gene encoding phosphate acyltransferase PlsX, giving the protein MKVKIALDAMGGDFAPRATVEGAVMAARELGLEVVLVGDRDLIQRELSEHVTKGLKLTIEHATEVVAMDEAPMEAVLSKPHSSLHLCYELMKRGEVGAVISAGNSGAMMTIGIAVMGNLAGIDRPAIASLVPSLEEVTLLIDAGANTEVKAANLAQFAAMGSAYMRHLRGIAQPRVALLSNGEEDSKGNDLTRSAAALLRQTGAVNYVGYLEGRDLHYAKADVIVTDGFTGNVALKTAEGTARFALSSLREIFTTSARGRLSYLLIRRRLKALRARLEPSEYGGAPLLGLNGAAFIAHGSSSALAIRNALRAAANGALGEAVNREIVALMAQLTANLALPPPSKGFRALFSRMRDRLQRRARESEAARPAREGEPAAASARATGSLQSANPVRDTGSLKGESEAEHAVARQVTVEVMPRISSNGATTGKPAAEAAPSGPATPPALTPPPTPPKPEH; this is encoded by the coding sequence ATGAAGGTGAAAATCGCGCTAGACGCGATGGGGGGTGACTTCGCGCCGCGTGCCACCGTGGAAGGGGCGGTGATGGCGGCGCGCGAGTTGGGCTTGGAGGTCGTGCTGGTGGGCGACCGCGACCTCATCCAGCGCGAGCTGAGCGAGCACGTCACCAAGGGTCTCAAGCTCACTATTGAGCATGCCACCGAAGTGGTGGCGATGGACGAAGCGCCAATGGAGGCGGTACTCTCCAAACCTCATTCCTCGCTTCATCTGTGCTATGAGTTGATGAAGCGGGGAGAGGTGGGGGCGGTCATCAGCGCGGGCAACTCCGGCGCCATGATGACGATCGGGATTGCCGTGATGGGTAATCTGGCCGGGATCGATCGACCGGCGATCGCCTCGCTGGTGCCCTCGCTGGAAGAAGTCACGCTGCTTATCGACGCCGGCGCCAATACCGAGGTCAAGGCTGCCAACCTGGCTCAATTTGCCGCCATGGGCAGCGCTTACATGCGCCACCTACGAGGGATCGCCCAACCGCGGGTGGCCTTGCTCTCCAACGGCGAGGAAGACTCCAAGGGCAACGACCTGACCCGCAGCGCCGCGGCTTTGCTGCGCCAGACCGGTGCGGTCAACTACGTTGGCTATCTGGAGGGGCGCGACCTCCATTATGCCAAGGCCGATGTGATTGTGACTGACGGCTTTACCGGCAATGTGGCGCTTAAGACCGCGGAGGGAACGGCGCGTTTTGCCTTGAGCAGTCTACGCGAAATCTTCACCACCAGCGCGCGCGGCCGGCTTAGCTACTTGCTGATTCGCCGTCGCCTCAAGGCGCTACGTGCGCGGCTGGAGCCTTCCGAATATGGTGGGGCGCCACTGCTGGGGCTCAACGGAGCGGCCTTTATTGCCCATGGCAGCTCCAGTGCCCTGGCCATTCGCAATGCCCTGCGGGCTGCCGCCAATGGTGCTTTGGGCGAGGCCGTCAATCGCGAGATCGTGGCATTGATGGCACAACTGACCGCCAATCTAGCACTGCCTCCTCCCAGCAAGGGCTTCCGCGCGCTGTTCAGCCGGATGCGAGACCGGCTACAGCGCCGCGCGCGCGAGAGCGAAGCCGCGCGGCCGGCCCGCGAGGGTGAACCGGCGGCGGCGTCCGCGCGCGCCACGGGCAGTCTGCAGAGCGCCAACCCAGTCAGGGACACCGGTAGCCTGAAGGGCGAGTCGGAGGCCGAGCACGCCGTCGCGCGCCAAGTCACGGTGGAGGTGATGCCGCGAATCAGCAGCAACGGCGCTACTACCGGCAAACCGGCCGCCGAAGCGGCCCCGTCGGGTCCGGCGACCCCGCCTGCTCTGACCCCACCGCCAACGCCACCCAAACCCGAGCACTGA
- the fabD gene encoding ACP S-malonyltransferase — translation MNLAFLFPGQGAQKVGMGKSLADNFASARETFEQADQALGEPLSRLCFEGPEDALRLTANTQPAILTVSVAAWRVLTDELGLRPTLAAGHSLGEYSALVAVGALRFEQAVRAVRRRGALMQAACPPGLGAMAALIGLEPAAVEEVCAQATEGAEFVAPANFNAPGQIVVAGYAAAVNRALELAKARGSKLSVMLNVSAPFHCSLMRPAREGMAPVLAELQVGELTAGVVANVDGRINRDPNRVVPLLLEQITAPVRWDQSMQTMAQAGIEQAIEIGPGRVLSGLMRRINRQLPVHSMEEAASLPGLRSALAQV, via the coding sequence ATGAACTTGGCTTTTCTATTTCCCGGTCAAGGGGCGCAAAAAGTCGGTATGGGCAAATCGCTGGCCGACAATTTCGCCAGCGCGCGAGAGACCTTCGAACAAGCCGATCAGGCCTTGGGAGAGCCGCTGTCTCGGCTATGCTTCGAGGGGCCGGAAGACGCTCTGCGCCTGACCGCCAACACCCAGCCCGCCATCCTGACCGTTTCGGTGGCGGCTTGGCGCGTGCTAACCGATGAACTGGGGTTGCGCCCGACCTTAGCCGCCGGCCACAGCCTGGGCGAATACAGCGCACTGGTTGCGGTGGGCGCGCTGCGCTTTGAACAAGCGGTAAGGGCGGTGCGCCGGCGCGGAGCGCTGATGCAGGCGGCTTGCCCGCCCGGTCTGGGTGCGATGGCAGCGCTCATAGGACTGGAGCCGGCTGCGGTTGAGGAAGTGTGCGCACAAGCTACCGAAGGTGCGGAGTTCGTCGCCCCGGCCAACTTCAATGCTCCCGGTCAGATCGTGGTCGCGGGTTACGCCGCCGCGGTGAACCGCGCATTGGAGTTGGCTAAGGCACGGGGAAGCAAGCTGTCGGTGATGCTCAACGTCAGCGCTCCCTTTCATTGCTCCTTGATGCGGCCGGCGCGCGAAGGAATGGCGCCGGTGCTGGCCGAATTACAAGTGGGGGAGTTGACAGCAGGGGTGGTTGCCAACGTCGATGGCCGAATCAACCGCGACCCAAATCGAGTCGTTCCCTTGTTGCTGGAGCAGATAACCGCACCGGTGCGCTGGGACCAATCGATGCAAACGATGGCGCAGGCAGGCATCGAACAGGCGATCGAAATCGGGCCGGGTCGTGTGCTGAGTGGCCTGATGCGTCGGATCAACCGGCAATTGCCCGTTCATTCGATGGAAGAAGCGGCGTCGTTGCCTGGCTTGCGTTCCGCCTTGGCGCAGGTTTAA
- the acpP gene encoding acyl carrier protein encodes MAADVESRVREIISEQLGVAANEVTPEASFIEDLGADSLDIVELVMALEEEYGMEISDEDAEKIRTVKDVVDYIQAHKS; translated from the coding sequence ATGGCCGCAGACGTCGAGAGCAGGGTCCGCGAGATCATCAGCGAGCAGCTTGGCGTAGCCGCCAACGAGGTGACCCCGGAAGCCTCTTTTATCGAGGATCTGGGGGCCGACTCTTTGGATATCGTCGAGTTGGTGATGGCGTTGGAGGAGGAGTACGGAATGGAGATCTCGGATGAGGATGCCGAGAAGATCCGTACCGTCAAAGACGTGGTTGATTATATTCAGGCGCACAAGAGCTAG
- the nrdR gene encoding transcriptional regulator NrdR, with product MDASHINSSPDPVMRCPFCRHGNNRVIDSRVSSEGSTIRRRRVCAACRRRFTTYERVEEIAPMVIKKDGRREPFDRQKLIAGLKKACEKRPVSMEEIEQLADRIEAAVLELGGKEVPSSFVGGAVMNELHELDQVAYVRFASVYRSFKDIGEFMHELEELISHRQQAGPPVAGKGKSGGSSA from the coding sequence GTGGACGCTTCGCATATCAACTCCAGTCCTGATCCCGTTATGCGTTGCCCGTTCTGTCGCCATGGTAACAATCGGGTAATCGATTCGCGGGTTTCCAGCGAGGGTAGCACGATTCGGCGCCGCCGCGTGTGCGCCGCCTGCCGGCGGCGCTTTACGACGTACGAGCGAGTGGAAGAGATCGCGCCGATGGTGATCAAAAAAGACGGCCGGCGCGAGCCGTTCGACCGGCAAAAGTTAATCGCCGGGCTCAAAAAAGCCTGCGAGAAACGGCCGGTCTCGATGGAAGAGATTGAGCAGTTGGCCGACCGCATCGAGGCTGCAGTGTTGGAACTGGGCGGCAAGGAAGTACCCAGTTCCTTTGTGGGCGGTGCGGTGATGAACGAGCTGCACGAGCTGGACCAGGTCGCATATGTGCGCTTTGCTTCGGTCTACCGTTCTTTCAAGGATATCGGCGAGTTCATGCATGAACTCGAAGAGCTAATAAGCCATCGCCAGCAGGCCGGCCCGCCAGTGGCGGGCAAGGGCAAAAGTGGCGGCAGTTCCGCCTGA